ATAATTTGAATAAACAAATTCTAAGTGAAATAATTATTAATTTAGATAGTTCAAGAACATAATTTAAATTATTTTTAAGTATATTAATTCAATAAAAAAGAACCTGCTCTATAATTAACAAAAATAGAAACAGGTTCTTTATTTCATATTTAACTTACTATCAAACTATCAAAAACTTAAAAAATTAATACCATCCTCTTAATTTCATTGCTTTTGAAATTCTTTCAATACTCTTCATATAAGCGGCATTTCTTAAATCTACTTTATATTCATCTGCTAAAGCCCATACATCTTCAAATGCTCCTGACAATAATGCAGCTTCTTTTTGTTGAACTTCATCAAATGGCCAATAGTAACTTTGCAAGTTTTGTACCCATTCAAAGTATGAAACTACAACTCCACCTGAATTTGCTAAGATATCAGGAACAACTACGATTCCTTTTTTGAATAAAATTTCATCAGCTTCAGGAGTTGTTGGTCCGTTTGCTCCTTCTGCAACTACTTTTGCTTTAACTCTGTCAGCATTTTCAGAAGTAATTTGATTTTCTAATGCACAAGGCGCTAAAACATCAACTTCCAATTCTAATAATTCAGCATTTGTAATATCTTTTCCATATCCTTTGTTTTCTGTAATACGTCCATTTGCTTCAAAATCTTTGATTACAGCTTCCATGTCAATTCCATTTTCATTATAAATTGCAACATGTGAATTTGAGAAGGCTACAATTTTTGCACCATCTTTGTGTGCATAATAAGCTGTATAGAATCCAACATTTCCAAATCCTTGTACAGCATAAGTTGCACCTTTTACATCAATGTTTAATTTTGCTAAAGCTTTTTTAGCTGTCAAATTAACTCCGTAACCAGTTGCTTCTGTTCTTGCAAGAGATCCTCCAAATTCTAAAGGTTTTCCTGTAAATACACCTTTTGTCGATTTTCCTGTAACTTCTTCATAAGCATCAACCATCCAAGACATAATTTGTCCATTTGTATTAACATCTGGAGCTGGTATGTCAACTTTTTCTCCGATAATTGGAGAAATTGCTTTTGCAAATCCTTTAGAAATTCTTTCTAATTCATCTTTAGAATATTCTTTAGGATCAATTGCCATTCCACCTTTTCCACCACCGTAAGGGATTCCTGCAACTGAACATTTAAATGTCATCCAAGTTGATAGAGCTTTTACTTCATCTCTTGTTACGCCTGGATGGAATCTAAGTCCACCTTTAAAGGGTCCTACCGCATTGTTATGCTGTGATCTATATCCTATAAATGTCTTAACTGTTCCATTGTCTAATTTTACTGGGAACGACACTTCCAACACTCTCATAGGATTTTTCAAAATTTCATAAACAGCTGGATCTGCATTTAATTTATCACAAGCTGATTTAATTTGCTTTTGCGCAATTTCAAATGGATTCAATGTTTCTTTTGCCATCTTTTCTACCTCTCTTTTTTCTAGTCTATTTGATTTTCAACTTTCCTGCCGAAGATCTTCTCTACTTGTATATAATACTACAATTCCACATAAATTTGCAAGCATTTTTTCACTCACATTTCTTATTTTTTACATGTGAAAAATCCCAAAAATTCAATTTTTATCGCATATTCTTACCAATTCAAATCTTTAAAAAAAATTTATTTTTTTCTACTTTTCTTCTGAAAATTCATCCACTCAAACACATTTTCAAATATCTAAAAACTAATAAATTTCTTAACAGTCTTATTATCAAACAAATTATCTATTATCATATTTTATTAGATTTTTTCGATAAATTGATATTTAATTTTCAATTTTCTCTGTCATTGTAATAAAAAAATTCTTCAATTTCATCTTTTATTTGCAAATAAACAATTTTATCATTGGAAAATTCTATGATTTTTTTCACAAAAAATAGTATAATATAAAAAAGTTTTTAAAAATTGAGGTGAAAAATGAAATTAGAAAATTATACTTTTGATGAGAAAGCAACAAAAATTTTAGAAAAATTAAATTCGAATGGGAATAAAGGGTATTTTGTTGGAGGCTGTTTACGAGATGTTCTTTTAGGTAAAATTCCAAAAGATATCGACATTGCAACAAATATGGGATATAATGATATAAAAAAAATATTTTCTGATTATCCGACAAAGGAAGTTGGAAAAGCTTTTGGAATTTTGATAATTCATTATGAAGATGAAAATTTTGAGATTGCAAAATTTAGAACAGATATTGGGAGCGATGGGAGAAGACCAGATTCTGTTGAGTTTGTGAACGATATTGAAGATGATTTATTGCGAAGGGATTTTACATTTAATGCGATGGCATTTAATGAAAAGGATGGACTTATTGATATTTTTAACGGACAAGAAGATATTAAAAATAAGATTATTCGATTTGTTGGGAAACCGAAAAAACGGTTGCAAGAAGATGGACTTCGACTGATGAGAGCTTTTAGATTTATGAGTCAATTGGGATTTGATTTCGAGAAAAATACAGAAATTGCGATAAAAGAAAATATTCATGTGTTAGAAAAAATTTCTCAAGAACGAATTACAAGTGAATTAAATAAATTAATTGTTGGAAAATATGCTGTTAAAAGTTTTGAAAAAATGAAAGAATTAAAGGTTCTCGATTATGTTTTACCTGAGTTAAAAGTGATTTATGATTTTGATCAGAATAATCCGTATCACAAATTTACACTTTGGGAACATAGCATGAATGTACTTGATGGCGTGAGTCCTGAATTAACAACACGTTGGAGTGCACTTCTTCACGATATTGGAAAACCTGAAGCAAAAACTGTTGATGAAAAAACTGGATATTTTCATTTTTACAAGCATGAAATTATTGGAGCTTCCATTGCAAAACGAATTATGTCTAGACTTGGTCAATCAAACAACATAAGAGATGATGTCTACACAATTGTAAAAAATCATATGAAATTACATAATAGCCAAAGTGAAAAAACAATAAAAACATTGATTAGCAACTACGGTGAATTAAATACTAAAAGATTAATTGATTTAGCAATTTCTGATGATGGTGGAAAAGGTCACGAAAATGACAGAAATGATAATTTGTGGAAAACTTTTTATCATATTGTGGAAAACATGAAAGTTCCTACGATAAATTCTTTAAATATCAACGGTTACGACTTAATGGAACTTGGAATTTATAATAAAGAAATTCAGAAAGTGAAAAAATATTTATTAAATGAACTTTTAGAAGGGAATATTGAAAATTCTAAAGAAGAATTGATTGAAAAAGTTAAGGAATATATTCTTAAAAATTAGTTTTTTAGAAAAATATCGAGGGATTTCTTTATCATTCTAGAAAGTGTAAAAATTTAAAGTGTAAAAATTTTTGCGTAAATAAAATAGCAAAGTAATGAATTTACTAGCTTCATCTATCCATTTACACAAAATTCTGTACACACTTTTATTATCTTTGAAATAAAAATTTGAGAGTGTAAATTTTTTGTATAATCATAGTAATAGTCCTTTAAATTGGCATATTTATCCACATAACTATACAAACTTTTAAACACTCCCTATTTTTATTTCATACAATTCAAATTATTTTCTTTTAACTTTCTTCTGAAAATTCATCCACTCAAACACATTTTCGAACGTTTTCCCTTTCAACTGAGCCTTTTCACTTCCACCTTTTCCAGCATTACTCGGTTCAAACCCAAAAGTTGTCTCATCTTTAGAATTTCTTATTTTATCTCGATTTTGTACACCTTCTACTTGATTATTCAAAAAATATATCCATGAAAAATGTCCTGGAAATCTAGAGTTTGGTTCATCTGTTCCAGTTACATTTTCATAATATGAATACCAAGCATTGTCAGCTCCAGCCTTCAATAAATCTCTATATGTTGGAAGCGAGAATTTCTGCGGTGTAACAATCCCATCATCTGCCGCTGCAATAAACCAAACTGGTGTTTTTTTCATTTTTTGAATTTTTTCTTTTGTTACCCATAATTTTTTAGTTTCCTCAAATTTTGAAACCGCACTATTTTCTCCACCTGCAGAAA
The DNA window shown above is from Leptotrichia wadei and carries:
- a CDS encoding CCA tRNA nucleotidyltransferase, with product MKLENYTFDEKATKILEKLNSNGNKGYFVGGCLRDVLLGKIPKDIDIATNMGYNDIKKIFSDYPTKEVGKAFGILIIHYEDENFEIAKFRTDIGSDGRRPDSVEFVNDIEDDLLRRDFTFNAMAFNEKDGLIDIFNGQEDIKNKIIRFVGKPKKRLQEDGLRLMRAFRFMSQLGFDFEKNTEIAIKENIHVLEKISQERITSELNKLIVGKYAVKSFEKMKELKVLDYVLPELKVIYDFDQNNPYHKFTLWEHSMNVLDGVSPELTTRWSALLHDIGKPEAKTVDEKTGYFHFYKHEIIGASIAKRIMSRLGQSNNIRDDVYTIVKNHMKLHNSQSEKTIKTLISNYGELNTKRLIDLAISDDGGKGHENDRNDNLWKTFYHIVENMKVPTINSLNINGYDLMELGIYNKEIQKVKKYLLNELLEGNIENSKEELIEKVKEYILKN
- a CDS encoding Glu/Leu/Phe/Val family dehydrogenase, whose product is MAKETLNPFEIAQKQIKSACDKLNADPAVYEILKNPMRVLEVSFPVKLDNGTVKTFIGYRSQHNNAVGPFKGGLRFHPGVTRDEVKALSTWMTFKCSVAGIPYGGGKGGMAIDPKEYSKDELERISKGFAKAISPIIGEKVDIPAPDVNTNGQIMSWMVDAYEEVTGKSTKGVFTGKPLEFGGSLARTEATGYGVNLTAKKALAKLNIDVKGATYAVQGFGNVGFYTAYYAHKDGAKIVAFSNSHVAIYNENGIDMEAVIKDFEANGRITENKGYGKDITNAELLELEVDVLAPCALENQITSENADRVKAKVVAEGANGPTTPEADEILFKKGIVVVPDILANSGGVVVSYFEWVQNLQSYYWPFDEVQQKEAALLSGAFEDVWALADEYKVDLRNAAYMKSIERISKAMKLRGWY